In one Cloacibacillus porcorum genomic region, the following are encoded:
- a CDS encoding aminotransferase class I/II-fold pyridoxal phosphate-dependent enzyme — protein sequence MIYNNLRPPRKNCGGLIKGEYMMSENALNLNEIRKKYEELKGLGLKLDMSRGKPDTAQLDLSIPMLHTLDDNNFICENGMDVRNYGEFKGIPEVRRLFAEIFGVSAEQVLAGGSSSINMISDALKRCFINGPMEGFTPWSKLEKIKFICPVPGYDWHFHICDTYGIEMLPVVTREDGPDMDEVERLAKDPDVRGMICVPMYSNPTGFTYSDETVERLAAMETAAPDFRLIWDNAYCMHHLYDGDRDELANIYEACLRHGTEDRVLMFTSTSKITFAGGGVCAMAASPANIAFAADLIRYQLVCYDKVNQLCHTRFLPDKKAVEAHMRKHADIVRPKFELVLQTLERELGGLELVRWGRPKGGYFICFEAPEGCAKKIVRLCEEAGVKLTPAGATYPHGLDPKDSIIRIAPTYPPTDELRQALEVFTTAVKLAAAERI from the coding sequence GTGATATATAATAATCTGCGTCCGCCGCGGAAAAACTGCGGCGGGCTGATCAAGGGGGAATATATGATGTCGGAAAACGCTCTTAATCTAAATGAAATTCGTAAAAAATATGAGGAGCTGAAGGGGCTTGGCCTGAAATTGGATATGTCCAGGGGCAAACCTGATACGGCCCAGCTTGACCTCTCCATTCCGATGCTTCACACACTGGACGATAATAATTTTATCTGCGAGAACGGAATGGACGTCCGCAATTACGGTGAATTCAAGGGAATACCCGAGGTGCGCCGCCTCTTTGCCGAAATATTCGGCGTGTCGGCGGAGCAGGTCCTCGCCGGTGGAAGTTCGAGCATCAACATGATCTCCGACGCGCTCAAAAGATGCTTTATCAACGGACCGATGGAGGGGTTCACGCCCTGGTCGAAGCTGGAGAAGATTAAATTTATCTGTCCTGTCCCCGGTTATGACTGGCATTTCCATATCTGCGATACCTACGGTATTGAAATGCTTCCGGTGGTGACCCGTGAAGACGGCCCAGACATGGACGAGGTCGAGCGGCTGGCTAAGGACCCTGACGTGCGCGGGATGATCTGTGTGCCGATGTATTCAAACCCCACCGGCTTCACCTATTCCGACGAGACGGTCGAGCGCCTGGCGGCGATGGAGACGGCGGCCCCGGACTTCCGTCTGATATGGGACAACGCCTACTGTATGCACCACCTCTACGACGGCGACCGGGACGAGCTTGCCAACATCTACGAGGCCTGCCTCAGGCACGGAACGGAGGACCGGGTCCTCATGTTCACCTCCACCTCCAAGATAACCTTTGCCGGCGGCGGAGTCTGCGCGATGGCGGCAAGCCCCGCGAATATCGCCTTTGCCGCCGACCTTATCCGCTACCAGCTTGTCTGCTACGACAAGGTGAACCAGCTTTGTCACACGCGCTTCCTGCCGGACAAAAAGGCCGTGGAGGCGCATATGAGAAAGCACGCGGATATCGTGCGTCCGAAGTTTGAACTTGTGCTTCAGACGCTGGAACGCGAGCTCGGAGGGCTGGAACTCGTCCGCTGGGGCAGGCCGAAGGGCGGATACTTCATCTGCTTCGAGGCGCCGGAGGGCTGCGCGAAAAAGATAGTCCGCCTTTGCGAAGAAGCCGGCGTAAAGCTGACGCCGGCGGGCGCGACATATCCCCACGGACTGGACCCGAAAGACAGCATAATCAGGATCGCGCCCACCTATCCGCCGACGGATGAGCTGCGTCAGGCGCTGGAGGTCTTCACAACTGCGGTAAAGTTGGCGGCTGCCGAGAGAATTTAG
- a CDS encoding D-2-hydroxyacid dehydrogenase — translation MQEKKKIVVLDGFTVNSDDLSWDELGALGDLTVYDRTSQTDEQEVIARIGDAELVYTKKVPITKNIIDACPSVKFINMLATGYNIIDVAYAKEKGIPVANIPTYGSAAVSQYAIALMLEACLHIGHHSETVHAGKWENNIDWCYWDYPLIELDGKTLGILGLGKIGTRTAATAGALGMKVLAYDPYPTNAGRAVADYVDFETLLASSDVIAVHMPLNPFSKGLINKNNIEKMKDGVIIVNNSRGQIVVEQDLADALNSGKVSVAAVDVVSSEPITKDNPLLNAKNCIITPHISWASKECRQRIIDCAVANAKAYIAGECINIVNK, via the coding sequence ATGCAGGAGAAGAAAAAGATAGTCGTTTTGGATGGTTTTACCGTAAATTCAGACGATTTGAGCTGGGACGAATTGGGCGCTCTGGGCGATCTGACCGTATACGACCGCACGTCGCAGACGGACGAGCAGGAGGTTATAGCGCGTATCGGAGACGCCGAACTGGTCTACACGAAAAAGGTGCCGATCACGAAAAATATCATTGACGCCTGCCCGAGCGTAAAATTCATCAACATGCTGGCGACCGGTTATAATATCATCGACGTCGCCTACGCGAAGGAAAAGGGCATCCCCGTCGCCAATATCCCCACATACGGCAGCGCGGCGGTGAGCCAGTACGCGATTGCGCTGATGCTGGAGGCCTGCCTCCATATAGGCCATCACAGCGAGACCGTGCATGCCGGCAAATGGGAAAACAACATAGACTGGTGCTACTGGGATTATCCGCTGATCGAACTCGACGGAAAGACCCTGGGGATCTTGGGCCTCGGTAAGATCGGCACCCGCACGGCCGCCACCGCGGGCGCACTCGGTATGAAGGTGCTGGCCTATGACCCCTATCCCACGAACGCCGGCCGCGCCGTGGCCGATTACGTCGATTTTGAAACGCTGCTGGCCTCCTCCGACGTCATTGCGGTGCATATGCCGCTGAATCCGTTCAGCAAAGGGCTTATCAACAAGAACAATATAGAAAAAATGAAGGACGGTGTGATAATCGTCAACAACAGCCGCGGGCAGATAGTGGTGGAGCAGGATCTGGCGGATGCGCTGAACTCCGGCAAGGTCTCGGTGGCAGCCGTCGACGTCGTCTCTTCGGAACCGATCACGAAAGACAATCCGCTGCTTAACGCCAAGAACTGCATCATCACGCCGCACATCTCCTGGGCCTCGAAGGAATGCCGGCAGAGAATCATCGACTGCGCCGTTGCGAACGCGAAGGCATATATAGCGGGCGAATGTATCAACATCGTCAATAAATAA
- a CDS encoding lactate racemase domain-containing protein, giving the protein MPILLEEQLNYPLPQMHRVRQSFSRPRLEDIEAHIKQEITKKEISEKIKPGAKVAVAVGSRGIKNLAKIVKEVIGQIKELGGEPFIISAMGSHGGGTPEGQREVLASYGITEENIGVEIVTSVDVVRLGRTSGGIDVYFDSAALGADLIVPINRVKLHTDFVGDIQSGVCKMLVIGLGNHVGCTAVHEADFDNFADILIEAAGMIMKHASVGFGVAILENAYDETAMIEAIPAEKIIEREKELVKIAKDNMPTLMIPDIDVLIVEEIGKNISGSGFDPNILGKSFLLKKFVLPVPKIKRMVLFDVTDESHGNAVGVGIFDVITRKVLNKLDLPLMYANALAVKSPEGSKIPITADSEDEALRFAIQLARGADRNRLKIVKIKNTLELETIEVSEALLDHVAAHERLTLV; this is encoded by the coding sequence ATGCCTATATTGCTTGAAGAGCAGCTGAACTACCCTCTTCCCCAAATGCACAGGGTCCGGCAAAGTTTTTCCAGACCGCGGCTTGAGGACATTGAGGCGCATATAAAACAGGAGATCACTAAAAAAGAGATATCAGAGAAGATCAAGCCCGGCGCGAAGGTCGCCGTCGCAGTTGGCAGCCGGGGCATCAAAAATCTCGCGAAGATCGTGAAAGAGGTCATCGGGCAGATCAAAGAACTTGGCGGCGAACCGTTTATCATTTCCGCCATGGGCAGCCACGGCGGCGGAACGCCGGAGGGCCAGCGCGAAGTCCTCGCCTCTTACGGCATCACAGAGGAAAATATCGGCGTCGAGATAGTCACCTCCGTGGATGTGGTCCGCCTGGGCAGGACGTCGGGCGGAATAGACGTTTACTTTGATTCCGCGGCGCTCGGAGCGGATCTTATCGTGCCAATAAACAGGGTCAAGCTGCATACGGATTTTGTCGGGGATATCCAAAGCGGCGTCTGCAAGATGCTGGTCATCGGGCTCGGCAACCATGTCGGCTGTACCGCGGTGCACGAGGCGGATTTTGATAATTTCGCCGATATCCTGATCGAGGCCGCCGGGATGATAATGAAACACGCCAGCGTCGGATTCGGCGTGGCGATACTCGAAAACGCCTACGATGAAACGGCGATGATCGAGGCGATTCCCGCCGAAAAGATCATAGAACGGGAAAAAGAGCTGGTAAAGATTGCGAAGGACAATATGCCGACTTTGATGATCCCCGACATCGACGTCCTGATAGTCGAAGAGATCGGCAAAAACATCTCCGGCTCCGGCTTTGATCCCAATATCCTCGGCAAGAGTTTCCTGCTCAAAAAGTTCGTCCTGCCGGTGCCGAAGATCAAACGCATGGTACTTTTCGACGTCACGGATGAATCTCACGGCAACGCCGTAGGGGTGGGCATCTTCGATGTGATAACGCGCAAAGTCCTGAATAAGCTGGACCTGCCTCTGATGTACGCCAACGCGCTTGCCGTCAAGTCGCCGGAGGGCTCCAAGATCCCGATCACCGCCGACTCAGAGGATGAGGCGCTGCGCTTCGCGATCCAGCTGGCGAGGGGAGCCGACAGGAATAGGCTCAAAATCGTGAAAATTAAAAATACACTTGAGCTTGAAACGATAGAGGTCTCAGAGGCCCTTCTTGATCATGTGGCGGCGCACGAGAGGCTGACGCTGGTTTAG
- a CDS encoding AraC family ligand binding domain-containing protein translates to MFIIFRTQQWNWRNLHFHKGMEILLTLSDGGKMYINNAVYPIRRGSLFVMNNMDFHRSDGASDEQPYQFYAINFDADEVSGVSTAGFDLTSCFLDHRNFNHRYQLGEDQLERLLKQIKKLDYYLSPECSDYGKEVYGKICLAEMLIHINALYESTKNEASLPRSKKPLDRIFPVVQYIQEHYAEDLSLENLANTFFISKSQL, encoded by the coding sequence ATGTTTATTATTTTTCGTACCCAGCAGTGGAATTGGCGCAATCTGCATTTTCACAAAGGGATGGAGATATTGCTGACCCTCTCCGACGGCGGCAAAATGTACATCAACAACGCGGTCTATCCCATTCGCCGGGGTTCTCTCTTTGTCATGAACAACATGGATTTTCACCGCAGCGACGGCGCCAGCGACGAGCAGCCCTATCAGTTCTACGCGATCAACTTCGACGCCGATGAGGTGAGCGGTGTTTCCACCGCCGGATTTGACCTCACCTCCTGTTTTCTGGATCACCGAAACTTCAATCACCGTTACCAGCTCGGAGAAGATCAGCTGGAGAGGCTGCTGAAGCAGATCAAAAAGCTGGATTATTACCTCTCTCCGGAGTGTTCCGACTATGGGAAGGAGGTCTACGGCAAAATCTGTCTGGCGGAGATGCTCATACACATCAATGCGCTGTATGAGTCGACGAAAAACGAGGCCTCGCTTCCACGCAGCAAAAAGCCGCTTGACAGGATCTTTCCCGTCGTCCAATACATTCAGGAGCACTACGCGGAGGACCTTTCGCTGGAAAATCTCGCCAACACGTTCTTTATCAGCAAATCACAGCTGTGA